Proteins encoded in a region of the Flavobacterium sp. PMTSA4 genome:
- the fahA gene encoding fumarylacetoacetase, which yields MPISTNNPSRKSWLDVPENSDFPIQNIPFGVFLTKDDVITIGTRIGNYAIDLGALQQLNYFEGIELTDDMFMQDTLNDFISDGKKTWRLVRNRIGDIFDSENPLLRDNDKHKDIIIFNIEDVEMQLPVLIGDYTDFYSSKEHATNVGKMFRDPENALLPNWLHIPVGYHGRSSTIVPSGIPVHRPMGQTLPNGETEPVFGSSRLVDFELETAFITTDANVMGENIPVGEAEDYIFGMVLLNDWSARDMQKWEYVPLGPFLAKNFATSISPWIVTMDALEPFRVKGPNQEPKPLPYLQQKGKNAFDIHLEVYIGTENSKEPNLVSKSNFKYMYWSMAQQLAHHTSNGCRVNSGDMMGSGTISGPTPDSFGSMLELTWGGKNPIKLNDGTERKFINDNDTVIMKGYCKNSSVRIGFGEVSSKLLPPFNRK from the coding sequence ATGCCTATAAGTACCAATAACCCAAGCCGTAAATCATGGTTAGATGTTCCTGAGAACAGTGACTTTCCCATACAAAATATTCCTTTCGGCGTTTTTTTGACAAAAGATGATGTAATTACTATTGGAACTCGTATCGGAAATTATGCTATAGACCTTGGAGCTTTACAACAATTAAATTATTTTGAAGGCATTGAGTTGACTGACGATATGTTCATGCAAGATACTTTGAATGATTTCATTTCTGATGGAAAAAAAACATGGCGACTAGTTAGAAACAGAATTGGTGATATTTTTGACAGTGAAAACCCTTTATTAAGAGATAACGACAAACATAAAGATATCATCATTTTCAATATAGAAGATGTTGAAATGCAATTGCCTGTTTTAATTGGTGATTATACTGATTTCTATTCGAGTAAAGAACATGCTACCAATGTTGGTAAAATGTTCCGTGATCCAGAAAACGCTTTATTACCAAACTGGCTTCATATTCCTGTTGGTTATCACGGAAGAAGTTCAACTATTGTTCCTTCTGGAATTCCTGTTCATAGACCAATGGGGCAAACATTGCCTAACGGAGAAACCGAACCTGTTTTTGGTTCTTCAAGATTAGTTGATTTTGAATTGGAAACTGCATTCATTACAACCGATGCTAATGTTATGGGAGAAAATATTCCTGTTGGTGAAGCTGAAGATTATATTTTTGGAATGGTTTTGTTGAATGATTGGAGCGCTAGAGATATGCAAAAATGGGAATATGTTCCACTTGGTCCATTTTTAGCAAAAAACTTTGCTACATCAATTTCGCCTTGGATAGTTACTATGGACGCATTAGAACCATTTAGAGTTAAAGGTCCAAATCAAGAACCTAAACCACTTCCCTATTTGCAACAAAAAGGTAAGAATGCTTTCGACATTCATTTAGAAGTTTATATAGGTACTGAAAATTCAAAAGAACCTAACCTTGTTTCAAAATCAAACTTTAAATACATGTATTGGTCAATGGCGCAACAATTGGCACATCATACTTCTAATGGTTGTAGAGTAAATTCAGGTGATATGATGGGTTCAGGAACAATTTCAGGTCCAACACCTGATAGCTTTGGCTCAATGCTTGAGTTAACTTGGGGTGGAAAAAATCCAATTAAATTAAATGATGGCACTGAGCGCAAATTCATTAATGATAATGATACTGTTATTATGAAAGGATATTGCAAAAACAGCTCAGTTAGAATAGGATTTGGAGAAGTTTCTTCAAAATTATTACCACCTTTCAATAGAAAATAA
- the gcvT gene encoding glycine cleavage system aminomethyltransferase GcvT: MKNTALTHVHEKLGAKLVPFAGYNMPVQYEGVNAEHETVRNGVGVFDVSHMGEFLLTGENALALIQKVTSNDASVLEIGRAQYSCLPNNDGGIVDDLIIYRMKENQYLLVVNASNIEKDWNWISSHNDLGVEMRDLSEDYSLLAIQGPKAVEAMQSLTSVDLSAIKYYHFEVGPFAGIENVIISATGYTGSGGFEIYCKNSEVEQVWNKVFEAGASFGIKPIGLAARDTLRLEMGFCLYGNDINDSTSPLEAGLGWITKFTKDFVNSENLKKQKEEGVTRKLVGFELLERGIPRHDYEIVDEDGNNIGIVTSGTMAPSLGKGIGMGYVKTEFSAVDSEIYIQIRNNKVKAKVVKMPFYKK, translated from the coding sequence ATGAAAAATACTGCTTTAACACACGTTCATGAAAAATTAGGTGCAAAATTAGTTCCATTTGCTGGATACAATATGCCAGTTCAATATGAAGGTGTGAATGCTGAACACGAAACTGTTAGAAATGGTGTTGGAGTTTTTGATGTGTCACACATGGGAGAGTTTCTTTTAACTGGAGAAAATGCTTTAGCATTGATTCAAAAAGTTACTTCTAATGATGCTTCAGTTTTAGAAATTGGTCGTGCCCAATATTCGTGTTTGCCTAATAATGATGGTGGAATTGTTGATGATTTAATTATATACAGAATGAAAGAAAATCAATATTTGCTAGTAGTTAATGCCTCAAATATTGAAAAAGACTGGAATTGGATTTCATCACACAATGATTTAGGTGTTGAAATGAGAGATTTATCAGAAGACTATTCTTTACTTGCAATTCAAGGACCAAAAGCGGTTGAAGCAATGCAAAGTTTAACTTCTGTTGACTTATCAGCAATAAAATATTATCATTTTGAAGTTGGTCCTTTTGCAGGAATTGAAAATGTAATTATTTCAGCAACTGGTTATACAGGTTCTGGCGGATTTGAAATTTATTGTAAAAATTCAGAAGTAGAACAAGTATGGAATAAAGTTTTTGAAGCTGGTGCTTCTTTTGGAATTAAACCAATAGGATTAGCCGCTCGTGATACTTTGCGTTTAGAAATGGGTTTCTGTTTATATGGAAATGACATTAATGATTCAACTTCACCTTTAGAAGCTGGTTTAGGTTGGATTACTAAATTCACTAAAGACTTTGTTAATTCAGAAAATCTTAAAAAACAAAAAGAAGAAGGTGTTACAAGAAAATTAGTTGGATTTGAATTACTTGAAAGAGGAATTCCTCGTCATGATTATGAAATTGTTGATGAAGATGGAAATAATATTGGAATTGTGACTTCTGGAACTATGGCGCCAAGTTTAGGAAAAGGAATTGGAATGGGTTATGTAAAAACTGAATTCTCTGCTGTTGATAGTGAAATTTATATTCAAATCAGAAACAATAAAGTAAAAGCTAAAGTGGTAAAAATGCCTTTTTATAAGAAATAA
- a CDS encoding S41 family peptidase, with protein sequence MKKILFILSFVPSLLAAQSDVNPCATLSKINDVFQRKHYQPKPLDDSLSIYVYRTFLEEIDENNRLFTEEDLLKFKDFKYKVDDYIVSKDCSFLETMYQSYNNVIDRYVAIINSLNNDSFPTSSSENIIFSKKSFPFLKNETELKAFYKKRILFTLLREIGETSTNKDSLVANFKSIYANQKAAVFEKYLCKASNLKLTKDDFNEKFYSIFCSYFDPHSDYFSQKSRSNFYSHLSSDNLSFGFYVSKNDNEEIYVAEILPGSSAYYSEKIEKDDVLLKIAHNSIEYFVDCIATEKLFEILNSDNYKSADFTFRKKSGLIYSIKLDKKILKDVQNNVYSFIIKNKDKNFGYIKIPSFYAPFDKGKSSISQDVTKEVYKLKDAKIDGLIIDLQNNGGGSLDEAIRLCGLFIDIGPVAVMNDRNDRKEVLKDYNRGTIFSGNMVVLVNGLSASASEFFSNTMQDYQRAIIVGNTTLGKASMQRVFPLENSKDEFVKITLEKFYRITGKSNQYNGLIPDVEIPSLFDKHMPRENTNETALKGDEIDVKLKYKLFESDYSSAIEKSKERIKNSLECKKIEALNERVNPYYDSEMPPITLKFDTVYEDISRINSLWKELRDFSEKEYPIEIEQSKIDLDYQKYDDFLKTIADKRKKDVKQNFDILEAVNILTDLTP encoded by the coding sequence TTGAAAAAAATACTTTTTATACTATCATTTGTTCCCAGTTTACTTGCTGCGCAAAGTGATGTAAATCCTTGTGCAACTCTATCAAAAATTAATGATGTATTTCAACGAAAACATTATCAACCAAAACCGCTTGATGATAGTTTATCAATCTATGTTTATAGAACTTTCCTTGAAGAAATTGATGAAAATAATAGATTGTTTACCGAAGAAGATTTATTAAAATTCAAAGATTTTAAATATAAAGTTGATGACTATATAGTTTCAAAAGACTGCAGTTTTCTTGAAACAATGTATCAAAGCTACAATAATGTTATAGATAGATATGTAGCAATTATAAACTCTTTGAACAATGATTCGTTTCCGACTAGCAGTTCGGAAAATATAATTTTTTCTAAAAAAAGTTTTCCTTTCCTAAAAAATGAAACCGAATTAAAAGCTTTTTATAAAAAGAGAATTCTTTTTACACTTCTTAGAGAAATTGGCGAAACAAGTACAAATAAAGATTCTTTGGTTGCAAATTTTAAATCAATTTATGCAAATCAAAAAGCAGCTGTTTTTGAGAAATACCTTTGCAAAGCATCAAATTTGAAACTCACCAAAGATGACTTCAACGAAAAGTTTTACTCTATTTTTTGCTCCTATTTCGATCCACATTCTGATTATTTTTCGCAAAAGTCTCGTTCTAACTTTTATTCACATTTAAGTTCAGATAATTTAAGTTTTGGATTTTATGTTTCCAAAAATGACAATGAAGAAATTTATGTTGCCGAAATATTACCCGGTAGTTCAGCTTATTACAGTGAAAAAATTGAAAAAGATGATGTCCTTTTAAAAATTGCACACAATTCTATAGAATATTTTGTTGATTGTATCGCTACCGAAAAATTATTTGAAATTCTCAATTCTGATAATTACAAATCAGCAGATTTTACTTTTAGAAAAAAAAGCGGTTTGATTTACAGCATCAAATTAGACAAAAAAATTTTAAAAGATGTTCAAAACAATGTTTATAGTTTTATTATAAAAAATAAAGACAAAAATTTTGGTTACATAAAAATTCCTTCGTTTTATGCGCCTTTTGATAAAGGAAAATCAAGTATTAGTCAAGATGTGACCAAAGAAGTTTACAAATTAAAAGATGCAAAAATAGATGGTTTAATCATCGATTTACAAAATAATGGTGGTGGTTCATTAGATGAAGCAATTAGACTTTGCGGGTTGTTTATTGATATTGGTCCAGTTGCTGTGATGAATGATAGAAATGACAGAAAAGAAGTTTTAAAAGATTATAACCGAGGAACTATTTTTTCTGGAAATATGGTGGTTTTAGTAAATGGCTTATCAGCATCTGCAAGCGAGTTTTTTAGTAATACAATGCAAGATTATCAACGAGCAATTATTGTTGGAAACACTACACTTGGGAAAGCTTCTATGCAAAGAGTATTTCCTTTGGAAAATTCTAAAGATGAATTTGTAAAAATCACACTTGAAAAATTTTATAGAATTACCGGTAAAAGCAATCAATATAATGGATTAATTCCCGATGTTGAAATTCCTTCATTGTTTGACAAACATATGCCAAGAGAAAACACAAATGAAACTGCCTTAAAAGGTGATGAAATTGATGTGAAGTTGAAATATAAATTATTTGAAAGTGACTATTCTTCTGCTATTGAAAAAAGTAAAGAAAGAATAAAAAATTCTTTAGAATGTAAAAAAATAGAAGCTTTAAATGAAAGAGTGAATCCATATTATGACTCTGAAATGCCTCCAATTACCTTAAAATTTGACACTGTTTATGAAGATATATCAAGAATAAATTCACTTTGGAAAGAATTAAGAGATTTTTCAGAAAAGGAATATCCAATAGAAATTGAACAAAGTAAAATTGATTTAGATTATCAAAAATATGATGATTTTTTAAAAACCATTGCTGATAAAAGAAAAAAGGATGTAAAACAAAATTTTGATATTTTAGAAGCAGTAAATATTCTAACCGATTTAACACCATAA